In the Triticum aestivum cultivar Chinese Spring chromosome 2B, IWGSC CS RefSeq v2.1, whole genome shotgun sequence genome, GACCTGATGCGCTACACCGTGAGCAAGGGCTACCGCGTGGAGTCGTGGGAGCTGGGCAACGAGCTgtgcgccggcggcgtggaggccAAGGTGAAGGCGGCGCAGTACGGGAAGGACGTGCTCCGCCTCAGGAGGATGGTGGAGAAGGTGTACAACGGCACCGGCCACCTCCCCAAGGTCCTCGCGCCGGGGGGCTTCTACGACGGGCCCTGGTTCTCCGAGATGCTGCGCGTCTCCGGCCCCGGCGTCGTCGACGGCGTCACGCACCACATCTACAACCTCGGCTCCGGTGAGTCACTCGCGCGTCGCCGGCCGGGCTGGATGCTTGGTGACGTGTACGTGATCGAGTGAGTGTTGCGTGAACTTGCAGGGAAGGACAAGGAGCTGATCAACAAGATGCAGGACCCGTACTACCTGGACAAGGTGGCGCAGGCGTTCAGCGACATGGAGGCGACGGTGCGGGAGTCCGGGCCGTGGAGCTCGGCGTGGGTGGGCGAGTCCGGCGGCGCGTACAACAGCGGCGGGAAGGACGTGTCGGACAGGTTCGCCAACAGCTTCTGGTACCTGGACCAGCTAGGGATGTCGTCCGTGTTCGGCACCAAGGTGTACTGCCGGCAGGCCCTCGTCGGCGGGAACTACTGCCTCCTCAACACCACCACGCTCGCCCCCAACCCGGACTACTACAGCGCGCTGCTCTGGCACCGGCTCATGGGCCCGGGGGTGCTccaaaccaccgccgccgccggctcgcCGTACCTCCGCTCCTACGCGCACTGCTCCAAGAAGCAGCCTGGCGTGACGGTGCTCCTGATCAACCTGTCCAACTCGACGGCGTTCGACGTGACGGTGGCCGGTGACATGGACCTGCACCCGCCGCCGCGGAAGTTGCTGCAGGCGGAAGCAGGCGGCGGAAAGGAGGCGGTGTGCGGCGGGCGGAGGGAGGAGTACCACCTGAGCCCCGAGGGCGGCGACATCCAGAGCCAGGTGGTGCTGCTCAACGGGGAGCCGCTCGCGCTCGGCACGTGCGGCCAGATCCCCGAGCTGCGGCCGGCAATCGCCATCGACGGGTGCACGCCGGTGCACGTCGAGCCCCACTCCATCGCGTTCGTCAGGTTCACCGGCTTCAAGGCTCCTGCCTGCGCGTAATAGAAGCGACGAGGTTCCATTTGTACTCCTATTTGTGAACTACAGTAGTTAGGACGCACGTGACATGGAGAAGGCACTAGGTGCCCATGCCGGCGCCACACCGTGAAATCTGAGCTGTCCACCGATACCTCGTGATTGTAGAACAATAAATACAAAAATTGATGTTACACAAGAATTAGCAGGTAGTACACCACACTGCCATATCATGAAGAGCCAGCGTTATTAACTCGGATAATTTGaaggtcattggcatcatgaagaatgaAGGGCAGTTGTTTTTGGCGATTGTTATTTTATGGCATGTGATTTTCCTCGCACTATAATTGCAATCATTGTAAAAGGAAAGCAAACAGGGTCGCCCATGAACTTGCGAAGTTGCGAGGGTGGTCTTATATAATTATTTTCCGTGGTTTTCTATGGCTTGCATGGTTTAAGGAGCCTCAAATGGAGATAATTGTTGTCTCAATTTAATAAAGTTATCTTTTCCATAAAAAATAGAGCAGCATTCAGATAATCAGATTGACTAAGATTGGTCTTTTTGTCCATCATTTCTCTTAAGTTATTCTTTTTAA is a window encoding:
- the LOC123041047 gene encoding heparanase-like protein 2, translating into MAAQAAGTLFLCLLVLSGPYAAVAAGEKATVSVRAVTAISHTDDDFICATLDWWPRDKCNYGMCPWHNSSIINLDLYSPILYNAVKAFNSLRIRLGGSLQDQITYKVGKHYADCPSFRRNDDRLFGFTEGCLAMNRWDELNIFFRRTNTTVTFGLNALRGRRKAAENGSTLHVGGWDGRNARDLMRYTVSKGYRVESWELGNELCAGGVEAKVKAAQYGKDVLRLRRMVEKVYNGTGHLPKVLAPGGFYDGPWFSEMLRVSGPGVVDGVTHHIYNLGSGKDKELINKMQDPYYLDKVAQAFSDMEATVRESGPWSSAWVGESGGAYNSGGKDVSDRFANSFWYLDQLGMSSVFGTKVYCRQALVGGNYCLLNTTTLAPNPDYYSALLWHRLMGPGVLQTTAAAGSPYLRSYAHCSKKQPGVTVLLINLSNSTAFDVTVAGDMDLHPPPRKLLQAEAGGGKEAVCGGRREEYHLSPEGGDIQSQVVLLNGEPLALGTCGQIPELRPAIAIDGCTPVHVEPHSIAFVRFTGFKAPACA